Below is a genomic region from Alosa sapidissima isolate fAloSap1 chromosome 19, fAloSap1.pri, whole genome shotgun sequence.
TTTTTTCTCTAAAGCTGCTTTGTTGAGTGAGGTCCCTATTTTTACAGGTGACCCATCATCTCTTactctatctctatctgtcGTTTACCCCTTCTATGAGGTCAATTTGGTAAATGCTGCCCTTGAAGAATGAAGTGGTTATTCTGCTTGTTTTGAAGCAAATCCAGGGGAGGAGCAATGCAGACAATCCAAATGCAAATAATCTGGTGCACCAATCTTgtaaataataatgttttatttatatagtgcctttctcaaactcaaggtcgctttacagtCAAAGTCAAccacaacatatatatatatatatgtatgagtCAAGCAatttgcctgaagaagacccagcagggtcgaaacgttgcattaaataattgggagtcaaaagcagtgttgcggacatcaTATTTTTTCAATTGAGCATAAGAAATATctaccttctgtgtgtgtgtgtatgtgtgtctcggCAGTAAGCGTGATGGGGCGGATTTTTCTGGACCACATTGGAGGCACACGTCTCTTCTCCTGCGCCAACTGTGACACCATCCTCACCAACCGCTCCGAGCTCATCTCCACACGCTTTACAGGGGCCACGGGCAGGGCTTTCCTCTTCAACaaggtatatacacacacacacacacattaccacaACAACCTCATCATAAGAAATGCAAGGGAACTTTCTCATACTCAGATATTTAGACATATAACTACAGTGTCTACCTTAAATCTATAAATGCTTGGTCATTTTTACAAACAGGtgactcacttgcacacacacacacacataaatgctcacacacacaatccccgaACTATTCAAATgaacacctctacacacacacacacacacacacaggtacacgtTACTGGTGTAATAAACTtaacttaagtgtgtgtgtgtgtgtgtgtgtgtgtgtgtgtgtgcgtgtgtgcgcaggtGGTCAACCTGCAGTACAGTGAGGTGCAGGACCGCGTGATGCTGACGGGGAGGCACATGGTACGTGACGTGAGCTGTAAGAACTGCAACAGCAAGCTGGGCTGGATCTACGAATTTGCCACAGAGGACAGCCAGCGCTACAAGGAAGGCCGTGTCATCCTGGAGCGGGCGCTGGTGAGGGAGAGCGAGGGCTTCGAGGAGCACGTTCCCTCTGACGCTTCCTGAGACgtttactaacacacacacacacacacacacatggaagtgCACAACAAAGTAGTGACAGCCTCTGAGCAATACTCTGACAGTCTCCAAGACATGCAGAGCTCAAAACATATTGAAtacttaaaaatatatatatttttgataACACTATATTCCCTGCCCCTACCAACACAATTGTGTCGTAGCCACACAGATGCTGTAACTTAtgtgcactacacacacacacactttccctcaaAATGTACAGAGTATGTCATCCCCAAACAGACGACTATAGATACCAACAGACGCCATGTCTCTAAAGAGTTAATAACAAAGCAAGCCAAGCAACTTTTCAATCttgactctctgtgtgtgtatgtgctgttgCTGGCGTGGGCAGATGTTGTACTGTAGACCCTGTACTGGCTGTACTGAATGTCCCTGCCTTGTGTCTCCCGCCCCATGCAGCTGACCCAGCCGAACGCACAGAGAGGGACCTGAGCCACACTCTGAATGTTCTCATATCACGCAGCACTCGTGAATGTAGCGTAAACAGCTCCAGTACCAGGTGGCATGACAAAAGACCATGGAACACCGCAAACTTGAGACATCCTTCCCTATCATactcattcacactcatacaTTGATACTCAAACCAACAGAATATATAAACATGTTTGCGCTCAACACCAGAAGGAGTGGTTTTCTCCTCGCTCTGGCGGATTTCT
It encodes:
- the LOC121692574 gene encoding protein yippee-like 5 isoform X2; amino-acid sequence: MGRIFLDHIGGTRLFSCANCDTILTNRSELISTRFTGATGRAFLFNKVVNLQYSEVQDRVMLTGRHMVRDVSCKNCNSKLGWIYEFATEDSQRYKEGRVILERALLTQPNAQRGT
- the LOC121692574 gene encoding protein yippee-like 5 isoform X1, with amino-acid sequence MGRIFLDHIGGTRLFSCANCDTILTNRSELISTRFTGATGRAFLFNKVVNLQYSEVQDRVMLTGRHMVRDVSCKNCNSKLGWIYEFATEDSQRYKEGRVILERALVRESEGFEEHVPSDAS